DNA sequence from the Leptolyngbya sp. SIO1E4 genome:
GACGCTGATGCCTCCCTGAACGGTATCTGCTGTCACTCTAGGAGCCGTCAAAATATCATGGCTAATCAAGTAAGCAGCGCCTCCTATATACAGTGCAAAAATGATTTGAAATAGTAAATCAAAAGCTTGATTGAATGAAGGAGCCCAGCCTAAACCAATATTGAGCTGTAGACAAAATGCCAGACCTGCGATCGCGAGATACACCAACAACAAACTGTTAGGGAGTGTCAAGCTTCTGATAATCAGGACAATGCTATATAGCAACAAAAAATCCGAAATAATGCTGCCAATACCGGCTTTAAGGAACGGAGACAGCAAGAAGATAATGGTAAGAACTATCAGAAGTTGGCGATATTTTTGGGTCCCAGATGCATGTAGAAGGTTCATTTCAGATATTGCTTGCAGAGAATCAAGAATTCTGAAATTCTACTTCGACCTGCATTGGGTGAAGCGACTCTGCCGCCAGCGTATCTCTATACTCATTAGGGAGTAACATAGAGGTCAGTTCTGAAATCAATTGAGCGGTTGTTTGAATCTGGGTTCTCAATATCCCCATAACATCAATATCAATCTCGAAGCTTAGTGATGGCACTCGCCTCGTCAGGCGGGTATCAACCACAGATTGCCATGAGGGTTCGTATGCCAACCAAGGATGTTGAGAAGGCTTAAATGCCGACATCGATCTTTGAGGACGGGTGGCATACTCTATCCTTTCAGGTTGATTGCTGCCTAACCTATCAGACGTTTGAGGATACGCAGGAGACATGACAACTTTAGTTGCGCCTAACGCCTCTAAAATCTTTAGCAGCGCTTGCTTTCGCTCTTCAAACAAAAGAGAGAAATAGGTCGCGATCGGATAGTAGCAATGCTGATGTGTCTTTAACGGATGTTGCCGATACATATGCCCAGCGATCGGATGCCCTGGCAAAAATTGCAGCTCAGCAGAAATCGCCTCAGGGGAAACCCGACTAACAGCAGACTCATACCAAGGATCAAGATTCAACTGAGCAAGGCGCTTAAATAGCAAGCGTGCATCATGATTACGATGGCGAATCAGGTTATTAAGATCGGGCTTTTGGTATTTCTGTTTTAGTAAAGATTCAATTGTCCAGAACAACGCCGTTGTCGTACCAGGAAGTGACAGGGCTGCGAGCGATTCAAATGAATTGACGTTCGAATCCGTGCTGAATGAAAGCGCTTGCATGGCCTTCCTCAAATCAATTTCTGCACGGGAAATAAAAACATCCGACTCGCCTTTGAGCGCTTCTTGCCAAAGCATGCGGGGGAGATCAGTTGGATCCTCTCCATAATTCAGAACGTACAACAGGGATCTGAATCCCAAAGAATTAAAATTCAACTGATTATTCGCTGCTGCATGGGTGTTTTCAGGGCTGAACATGGGTTATTGCTTCCGTAAGCATGAAAGAACAGTTTCCAAACAAAAGACAACAGGAGATTGCTTAAGCAATTGATCCACAAATTATTCGCCAAAGCGACGCCATTCTAATTCAGGCGGGATGTCTCCCATCACGCTGTGGATTGTTTCATTCACTGTACGCAACTCCTCATAGGCAACCTTGCCATCAGCCCAAATGAGGGATTGAATACGCTCACTTTCATAGATAGAGAACTGACCGTCTTCTAGAGCCTTTTCAACAGTGGACTTCAAGATGTCAAGCTGAATTCTCTCTTCAGATGTGAGTGGTTTAGCGTTAAGACGTTCCACTTTCATGACACGCTCCCCAATGTGAATAGATTTGGGAAGATAAACTTCTATACAAAGTTTGATCTCCCACAAAAATTCAACGATTTAGTTCAACAAAAAGATCTTGAACTTCTTCTACCGTTGTCAAAATAATGCTTGGAGTGAGGGATGGTCGCGGGGATGAGTTTGCGACCAAAAGCACCATCACAATTGCTGTCAAAAGTCGATCAAACTTAATACACGTTGCAAACATGACTGCTTCCTCCAATGCTTGATCACAACCCTTTTTGTGGATTTTTCTTGTGTTCTTGCGGGCTTAAATTGCTTCAGAGAATTTCATCAGGGATCCTGTCGCCTCGGCTGAGCCCCTGCGAAATTCAGGATAAAAGCGGGAGATTCCACACAAGTTGGAATTTTGTTTTTCAAACGTTCGATATAAAACTGACTGGCTCAACGCCGTTAAATCTTGGTACATGATCGAGGTTCCTATCGGAAGTTGAACTAGAATGTGAGTATTCCTCACATTTACAGAGTACGAGGATTGCTCATGTTTTGTCAAGAAGAATATGAGCAAAATTCGTATTTTCCTGCCGAGATATGCTCAAACCTATGTCTGACAATTCATTTAGCCTGTTGGGTCTACGTCGCCAGCCACGCCAAGCCCGTAGCCAAGAAAGAGTCAACCGAATCCTGCAAGTGGCGCAAGCCCTGTTTGTATCAGAGGGGTATAGCACGACAACAACAAACCAAATCGCGGCCCAAGCAAACGTGCCCATTGGGTCGCTCTACCAGTTTTTCCCAGATAAAGCCGCGATTCTGCAAGCCTTGGCGGTTCACTATACAGCGGGATTGCGACAACATTTAGCAGCGCAATGGAATGCGCTAGAGGCCGCAGAGTCACCGTTGTCGGCGTGCATCGATCAGTTGACTGATGCAGCACATCAATTTTTTATGGATAATCCTGGCTATCACGCCATTTTTATGGAGGCACAGGGCACCGTGCCAGAACTGGCTGAGATTGACCAGGCATTTGATATGCAGTTGATTCAAGATTGGAGTGCGGCCTTTGCGAAAAGAAACCCCGCGTTGACCCAGGAGGATTGTGACACGATCGGATTTGTGACGATAAAAGCAATGGGGAATCTGTTGTGGCTGTCCCTGAGTCAAAAGCCTGAGGTTCGCCAACGTCTAGTCGCAGAAACGAAGCGATTATCCCTGAATTATCTGCAGGATTATTTCCCAAAAGATGAAATCTCACCCAACACACCTTCTGAGGATGACGGGGGCAAGCGTGGGAGAAGGCAGAAGGCAAAAGGCAAAAGGCAGAAGCAGAAGGTGGAATAGAACACGCTCTGTGAGAGGCTTTTAGAGATCTAAATGTCGTAAGGATACTGGCAACAGATATGTAGCGGTGTGCATTTGGATCAAGCACACCCTAGACCCCAAACCCTAGACCCTGCCTTCACCAAAACGTACTGGATTGACCTGAATAGGGCTATGAATTGGCAGCGCAGACTCTACAGCCGACGATCGCTGAGGTAGAAGATTCAGACTCCTCTGACTGCCTTTGAAACAGCCAAATGCCCAAAATGACCCCCGTCAAAGTGAGGAGCAATAGCCCCAATAACCAGAACTTACTAGGTGGATGGGGGGGCGTATCTGACAGGCTCTGGGGGGCGGGGGTTGGAGGGGGCTGTGAGACCGCGGCGGCGTCCGGCTTATCTTTGAACCGACTCGCCTCCAGAATGGCTTGACCCAACGCTTGTCGCCCCGCTGCCTCTGTAAAGTAGCTCAGGTGATGACAGGCCACCTCTAGTGACTGGGGTGAGGGAGAGCGCTGCGACGGCAGTGCCTGCATACTGTAAACCGTAGCGGCCAGATCGTTGGGCTGGCTCATAAAGGGAAATTCCACCGCCGCTCGCCCAAGCCGATCTAGCAGCTGCATCACTCGGTGACGGCTGGCGGCATCGGGTAGAGAAATCAACGATGAGTTACCGGCTAAAACCGTATAAGGAACACCTGGATCGGCGCTGTCAGCCAGAGATCTGAGGAAGTCTGAACCAGGCTTCATTTGATCGAGGGTGACATCCACGAGTTCGATGGCTGCCATTAAGCTGCCCAACGCTTTGACGGGTAGCGCCACGGAGGACAAGCTGTTGAGGCCAATGGTTAACGCTGCGGTGGCCCAATCCTGCAGGGTAGACCAGGGGGAACCGGCATTGGGCGTTCCTAGCATAATCAGGTGCTGGACGACTCGATTGCCTGCATGCCGTTCAATGAAGTACCTGGCGACCAGCCCCCCCAGGGAATGGGCCACAATGTGCAGGGTTTTGCTGTGGCCCGGACTCAACCCCACGGCGGTTAAGCGATCGCCCAGTTGCTGAGCTAAATCTCCGATGGGCGTGTTGAGATTTTCATAGTCAAAGGTGAGCACCAGGTCGTATA
Encoded proteins:
- a CDS encoding two pore domain potassium channel family protein translates to MNLLHASGTQKYRQLLIVLTIIFLLSPFLKAGIGSIISDFLLLYSIVLIIRSLTLPNSLLLVYLAIAGLAFCLQLNIGLGWAPSFNQAFDLLFQIIFALYIGGAAYLISHDILTAPRVTADTVQGGISVYLLIGFAWALFYGMVATLDPDAFSQPMLLQDSYLRVLHFSFTTLTTLGYGDIVPVSEIALVLTNLEAIIGQMYPAVFISVLVGGYLGHRSG
- a CDS encoding TetR family transcriptional regulator, which translates into the protein MSDNSFSLLGLRRQPRQARSQERVNRILQVAQALFVSEGYSTTTTNQIAAQANVPIGSLYQFFPDKAAILQALAVHYTAGLRQHLAAQWNALEAAESPLSACIDQLTDAAHQFFMDNPGYHAIFMEAQGTVPELAEIDQAFDMQLIQDWSAAFAKRNPALTQEDCDTIGFVTIKAMGNLLWLSLSQKPEVRQRLVAETKRLSLNYLQDYFPKDEISPNTPSEDDGGKRGRRQKAKGKRQKQKVE